A genome region from Spartinivicinus poritis includes the following:
- a CDS encoding NRDE family protein, protein MCTISWLVHSDHYEVFFNRDEQKSRAAALPPQLINHSPTLSLMPIDPVGGGSWLAATEYGQIIALLNLYQADIGEVSSEQQSRGLLVHQLASFTDWQAQQHWLKQLDYHLYRPFSLFIFTPIWHSQSQLKQLLVHQFDWDNQTFQQQQPEHPFFSSSSVATQTVLANRLACYEALRTSSNTSTSAQNESCALTSQDLLQLHRSHQPKASAYSICMHREDAQTVSFSHIKVNPLYTEFDYYPDSPCQPHEPQRFQLKNQVTDIPKA, encoded by the coding sequence ATGTGCACAATAAGTTGGCTAGTTCATAGCGACCACTACGAAGTTTTTTTTAATCGAGATGAGCAAAAAAGCCGTGCGGCGGCTCTTCCACCACAACTCATTAATCACTCCCCCACCCTTAGCTTAATGCCCATTGATCCAGTAGGAGGGGGGAGCTGGTTAGCAGCAACAGAATATGGGCAAATTATCGCGCTACTTAACCTCTATCAGGCAGATATAGGGGAAGTGTCATCAGAGCAACAAAGCCGCGGCCTGTTGGTTCATCAGTTAGCCAGCTTTACTGATTGGCAAGCCCAACAACACTGGTTAAAGCAGCTTGATTATCATTTATATCGCCCTTTTAGTTTATTTATTTTTACCCCTATCTGGCACAGCCAAAGTCAACTCAAACAACTGTTAGTTCATCAGTTCGACTGGGATAACCAAACCTTTCAACAACAGCAGCCTGAACATCCTTTTTTTAGCTCTTCTTCCGTTGCCACCCAAACCGTTTTAGCTAACCGCCTTGCTTGCTATGAAGCTCTGAGAACCTCTTCAAATACTTCGACCTCTGCTCAAAATGAGTCATGCGCTTTAACCAGTCAGGATTTATTACAACTACACCGCAGTCATCAACCCAAAGCATCAGCCTACTCCATTTGTATGCATCGAGAAGATGCCCAAACCGTTAGCTTTAGCCATATCAAAGTCAACCCACTCTATACTGAGTTTGATTATTATCCTGATTCCCCTTGCCAACCCCATGAGCCGCAACGATTCCAACTAAAGAACCAGGTTACTGATATTCCCAAAGCGTAA
- a CDS encoding DinB family protein, translated as MKATIQGSLAVLNQAFSLIQQLSIDDYQTPAAPLNSSIGQHIRHVLDHYTHLQNWEPGSVLDYDQRKRGTEVESNPAAALNQIVSLQEWLKRLLELDNQSMTLRSLVVENPSPVSCVTSFQRELLFSASHAVHHYALISVILKLKKIPVDEAFGVAPATLEYQQQQLRKF; from the coding sequence ATGAAGGCAACAATTCAAGGTAGTCTTGCCGTATTAAACCAGGCATTTAGCCTAATCCAACAGTTGTCCATTGATGACTACCAGACCCCAGCAGCCCCCTTAAACAGCTCCATAGGCCAGCATATTCGTCATGTGCTTGATCATTACACCCACTTACAAAACTGGGAACCAGGCAGTGTGCTGGATTATGATCAACGTAAACGAGGTACCGAAGTAGAATCCAACCCTGCTGCAGCCTTAAACCAGATTGTTAGCCTACAAGAATGGCTAAAACGATTATTGGAGTTAGACAATCAATCCATGACCTTACGCAGCTTGGTCGTTGAGAACCCCTCTCCAGTTAGTTGTGTGACCAGCTTTCAACGAGAACTCTTATTTAGTGCCAGTCACGCCGTACACCATTACGCCTTAATCAGTGTTATTCTGAAGCTGAAAAAAATTCCTGTTGATGAAGCTTTTGGTGTAGCCCCTGCTACTTTAGAATATCAGCAACAGCAGTTGCGAAAGTTTTAA
- a CDS encoding DedA family protein, which produces MLETLLAISQQPLTLAILLVLISYLLEDVAIILAALLALDGYLPISWGMTAAFIGIWSGDLGLYGLGRLARRYQWAQRYVANHPRVKQFGSWLSDQLLVKILICRLMPGLRFPGYVACGLYQLSLATFCLAISLATLAWTVLIFAGFYLFGELFEGWFEQAKWGLIPIALLLIWWSRRKSQQAIIKELVS; this is translated from the coding sequence ATGCTAGAAACATTGTTAGCTATCTCTCAGCAGCCGCTGACACTTGCTATCTTGCTCGTGCTGATCAGTTATTTACTAGAAGATGTAGCAATTATTTTAGCGGCATTGTTAGCATTGGATGGTTATCTTCCTATCAGTTGGGGTATGACAGCTGCATTTATTGGAATCTGGAGTGGTGATTTAGGCTTATATGGGCTAGGGCGTTTAGCTCGTCGTTATCAATGGGCGCAACGGTATGTTGCAAACCACCCTAGAGTGAAGCAATTTGGCAGTTGGCTGTCTGACCAGCTATTAGTGAAAATTTTAATTTGTCGTTTAATGCCCGGATTACGTTTTCCCGGTTATGTGGCTTGTGGGTTATATCAATTGTCATTGGCGACCTTTTGTCTGGCAATTTCACTAGCTACTCTGGCATGGACCGTATTGATATTTGCTGGCTTTTATTTATTTGGTGAGCTATTTGAAGGCTGGTTTGAACAAGCAAAATGGGGGTTGATTCCGATAGCGCTACTATTGATTTGGTGGTCGCGCCGGAAATCCCAACAAGCGATAA